Part of the Streptomyces sp. NBC_01353 genome, GTACACGGTCGCAGGCCGACATCCGGCGGGCCGCACGGGCGGTGTCGGCGAGCAGCCCGTCGATGCCCGGCAGGACGCCGCGGGCCCGGTCGAGCACCAGCTCGCCGAAGGGGGTGGCGACGGCCCCGGCCTGCCGCCGGTCGAACAGGGTGCCGCCCAGCATGGCCTCGATACGGCGCAGTTGAGCACTGAGCCCGGGCTGGGTCATGCCGAGAGAGGCGGCGGCGCGGGTGAGGCTGCCCGCATCGGCGATCGCGCACACCACTCGTAGGTGCCGTACCTCCAGATCCATGGCGCGGATGTTATGGACCGGCGACAGCTTTCGGACAGCCCCGCGTAACCGCGAGGCTTTGTGAAATGTCACACGCCATGCATCGAGAGGTAGTGATCGCGTGAGAACGCACCTTTCCCTTCTCCCCGTACGCGCCGTGCTCTGGGCGCCCCTGCTCGCGGCTCTGCTGCTGCTTCTGCCCGGGAACTCCTCCGCCCGCGCCGCCACCGACGCCGTCTCCGCCTGTGCGCTGCGCGGCGCCACCGGCTGGACGGACGAGGGGCACGACACGGACTACTCCGTCTTCAAGCGCCCCACCGGGACCGTCAGGGTCGGCATGATCTTCGTCGACTTCCCCGACGCGCCCGCCACCGAAGCCCCCGCCGACGACGCGGCGCAGCTCACGCCGGGCGCCGACTGGCTGTGGAACGCCTCGTACGGCAAGGCATGGCTCGCCGTCACCCAGCACCGGCAGTGGGCGCGGATGCCGCGCAACTCCACGGACTACGGCTTCGCGCGCGGACTGACTCACGAGACGCACGAGGCGTACATCAAGGACGCGGTCGTCGCCGCTGATCCGTCCGTGGACTTCTCGCGGTACGACATGGTCTACGTCGTCGCGACACGCAACGCCACGGCGATCTCGTTCACGCCCACGTACGTCCACGCGCCGGGAACGGCGGGCGTCCGCGCCGACGGCACCCTGATCAGGTGGGCCGTGACCTTCGGCCAGGACATGTGGCACTGGGGACCCAAGCTGGTGGCCCACGAGACCGGCCATGCCTTCGGCCTGCCCGACCTGTACGCCTTCGACGCGGGCACGGACGCCCATCGCTTCGTCGGCGGCTGGGACGTCATGGGGCTCATCGGCGGAGCCGGGTCGCAGTACCTCGCCTGGCACTCCTGGAAGCTCGGCTGGACCGCGGACAACCAGGTCGTCTGCCGGGCGTCGGCGGGCAGCGACACCGTGTACCTGACCGCGGTCGAGTACGGCAGCGGCACCAAGATGGCGGTGATCCGCACCGGCCCCACCACCGCGTACGTCGTGGAGTCGAGGCGGGCGGTCCAGGCGGACCAGGGCGCATGCTCGACCGGCGCGCTGGTCTACAAGGTGGACACCTCCGTCCGGACCGGCTACGGACCGGTCCGGGTGGTCGATGCCAAGCCGAACGCCACCCCGGCGAACGGCTGCCGACCCCTGGACGACGCCCCCTTCTGGGCCGGTGAGTCGTTCACCGACGCGGCGGCCGGCATACGCATCGACGTGCTCGCCGCCGACGGGTACGGCGAGACGGTCCGCATCACCAAGTCGTAGCCGGACTGGGACGGTTGCGCCCCGGGACCGATCACGGTCCCGGGGCACAACCGTTCGTCAGGAGCCCTCGGGGAAGTGGCAGGCCACCTGACGGGCCTCGCCCGGGGCGGCGGTCCGCAGCAGCGGCGCCTCGGTCCGGCAGATCTCCCGCGCCTTCGGGCAACGCGGATGGAAGCTGCAGCCGGGCGGGGGAGCGGCCGGGCTCGGCGGGTCGCCGAGCAGGGTGATCCGTTCTCGCGTCCGCTCGGCGGCGGGGTCGGGCAGGGGCACGGCGGACAGCAGCGCCCGCGTGTAGGGGTGGGCGGGCGCCGCGTACACCCGCTCCTTCGCGCCGATCTCGACGATCCGGCCCAGGTACATCACCGCGACCCGGTCACAGACCCGCTTGACCACCGACAGGTCGTGGGCGATGAAGAGATAGGCGAGGCCGAGTTCGCGCTGGAGGCGCTCCATCAGGTTGACGATCTGGGCCTGTACGGAGACGTCGAGGGCGGAGACCGGCTCGTCGGCGACGACGAGCCGGGGGTTGGTGGCCAGCGAGCGGGCGATGCCGATGCGCTGCGCCTGCCCCCCGGAGAACTCGTGCGGGTAGCGGTCGATGTGTTCGGGGATGAGTCCGACCAGCTCCATCAGCTCCGCCGCCCGTGTGCGGGCCTCCACCGCCGAACTCCCGTGCACCATCAGAGGGTCGGAGATGATCCGGGCTACCGTCTGGCGGGGGTTGAGGGAGGAATGCGGGTCCTGGAAGACCATCTGCAGATTCTTGCGGAGCGGCTTCAGCTCCCGCTGCGACAGATGGCTGATGTCACGGCCGTCGTACATGACGGACCCGGCGGACGGTTCGAGGAGGCGGACGATCGTGCGGCCGGTGGTGGATT contains:
- a CDS encoding M6 family metalloprotease domain-containing protein, with product MRTHLSLLPVRAVLWAPLLAALLLLLPGNSSARAATDAVSACALRGATGWTDEGHDTDYSVFKRPTGTVRVGMIFVDFPDAPATEAPADDAAQLTPGADWLWNASYGKAWLAVTQHRQWARMPRNSTDYGFARGLTHETHEAYIKDAVVAADPSVDFSRYDMVYVVATRNATAISFTPTYVHAPGTAGVRADGTLIRWAVTFGQDMWHWGPKLVAHETGHAFGLPDLYAFDAGTDAHRFVGGWDVMGLIGGAGSQYLAWHSWKLGWTADNQVVCRASAGSDTVYLTAVEYGSGTKMAVIRTGPTTAYVVESRRAVQADQGACSTGALVYKVDTSVRTGYGPVRVVDAKPNATPANGCRPLDDAPFWAGESFTDAAAGIRIDVLAADGYGETVRITKS
- a CDS encoding oligopeptide/dipeptide ABC transporter ATP-binding protein; the encoded protein is MKIEPLLSVRELTTSFPGRRRSAPVRAVDGVSFDIAAGETLGLVGESGCGKSTTGRTIVRLLEPSAGSVMYDGRDISHLSQRELKPLRKNLQMVFQDPHSSLNPRQTVARIISDPLMVHGSSAVEARTRAAELMELVGLIPEHIDRYPHEFSGGQAQRIGIARSLATNPRLVVADEPVSALDVSVQAQIVNLMERLQRELGLAYLFIAHDLSVVKRVCDRVAVMYLGRIVEIGAKERVYAAPAHPYTRALLSAVPLPDPAAERTRERITLLGDPPSPAAPPPGCSFHPRCPKAREICRTEAPLLRTAAPGEARQVACHFPEGS